Part of the Syntrophorhabdaceae bacterium genome, TCTCTGAAAGGTCTTTTTTCTGCTCCTTTAATGAATTTTCGCAGATCGTGACGATCGAGTCGCTGTAACGGACAGCGTCTAAGTAACCGAAGTAGCTGTCGGATTCCATCAACTCTTCAACCTTTACGCGCAGCGACTGTATCTCGGCAAGACTCCTCTGGCTGAGCAGTTCCTCTGTGTTTTTCAGTATCGTGCACGCGTCCTCGAAACGCGATTGCGCCATATTTCTCGCCTTATTAAACATTGTCCCAAGCTGGGGTGCGACAATTGCCTTATATGGTTCCATCTCAGGGTCAATGAGCACAACTGTATAATAATCCCTGTTTTCCCTGACCAGGCCTGTCAACTGCTGTATGGCCACCTTTTCTTTTTTCTGTTGCAGTTTCCATATAATGTCCTGGTAGATTGCCTCAGTACAACCGGGATCTATGTTCAGGATGTTGTTTATTTTCTCCTGGGCTTTTTGGGGATTATTGAGCAAAGTGTAAAGACGGGCAAGCTGGAACAATACGAATATTCTCTGTGGATCTGTTTTTGTGTGTATATATGCCTTTTTGAAATGTTTCTTTGCCAGCGAGAGGTTATTCTGTTCGATATTAAGATATCCAATCAGGCAATAGACCTTGTAATCATCAGGGAATGTTTCCAGCGCCTGTTCCAGGAGGGATTGAGCCCTTGAGTGGTCGGAGACGCGGAGCGAGTCCTGTATAAGCCATACGATCCCGCCTTCGCTCTGGCCGGCGCCCTGTTTAACCTTTTCCCAGCGGTTAGCGGGGTTGTTCCAGATAATCCTGAAAAAGGGCAATTGGAAAACCCTTTTCAGTTCGTAAAATGCAAGATATGCCTGTTCTGTTGCCGCATTGTAAAGACTGCCGTTGCCCGATGAGGCCTGGAGCGTGGTTACATACTGTAAAAAAAGCTCATTGATATTGCTGAGCGACAGGTAACCGAGTTGATTAATCGCAGAGGTCTTTCCGGGAATGTTTTTAGAAGGACAGTCTGATGGATAATGTTTCCGGTCACCACAGTAGAAGCAGGAGGCGTATGTGCCGTCCATAAGGGTCTTCTGATAAAAGAATGGTTGTACCGGCATCTGCTGTCCCTCTGCCGTCTCCTGTGGAATGCTTTTCCGGTGGACCCTGTTAAAAGTTTCATGTGTCTCTTCAACGGTTGATGGTTCGACGGATATATCACCCTCGTCTTTGATATCAAGGCGGACTTCCGGGGAGACATAAATCCCCCCGGGACTTATTGCATCCCATGCGACTTCAACGCCTGTAAGCGCCGGTATGTTCCCTTTTATATGGGGCAGTTTGTAGATGATTGTCCGGACAGGTACAGGGAAGGGCGCGTCCTTTTTCGTTACGCTGCCAAGATGCGCTAAAATACTTTCTGCTATTGATATTGCATGTACACTGTCGTTCATGATCAGTACAAGAGATTTATCAGGAAGAACATATTCCTCTTCATACCCTTTTGCGATAGCGTCCTCTGTGTTCAAATTGCCGATGAAGTTTTCCCATATATGTGAAAAATCTGTTTCGCCAATGTCCGGCAGGGGGTGAACGTGGATGAACGTTTTCAAGACAGGTTCTGCACTGATTGCATTTTCCCAGACTGCTTTGTACATGGTAAGACCGCTTGGGGCATCTTTTGCGTTCCAGAGGTTCACCGGTTCAAAATGTATCCCGGGAATATCCTGCGCACGCTCATATATCTCCTGAGAAATATATATCTCGTCACCATCTGCGAGGTTTGTCAGTTTTGCTGCCACATTGACTACATCACCGTAAATATCCTTTTCTTCAACGATGACTTTGCCGAAATGAACGCCTATGCGAATGTGAATCTGGTGTTCACCGGCAGCATCATCATTGTAAGCGCGGAATACGTGCTGCATCTTGATGGCGGCCCTGAGTGATTCCGATGGACCGGCAAAAGAGGCCATCACAGAATCACCGATCGCCTTGATGAGATTTCCCTTATACTCGTCGATGACGGAAGTGGCTAAATTCTGATGTTGACGGAGCATCTCCCGTCCGTCCATATCGCCGTAGGTCTTGAAGTACTTTGTTGAGCCTACAACGTCAGTAAAGAGAACCGCGATGTTCTTCAGCGGGTCGTCCTGGTAGGCATCCAACAGGAATGACAGGTAATTATCAAAGGGTTTTTCTTTTGAAGACGCACTCAGGCTCATGGTTCTCAGATTAGTTATCGGCAGAACCGGCCGCGGGCTTAATAGACGCCCTGCGCCGCAGTATATCGTAGATCGTATTTCGTATATCGTTAAAGACTTTTGAGGGTGCCTTTATAGGCTACTATATACGATATACTATATACTATTCGCTGTTTTACGGGGTTGTCAGTACTCTGATGCATCCGGTTTTACTGAGCGGGACTTTTTCTTTTCAGAATGGAGATGTTTTAAATGAAGGACCTTTTCCTGTGCCCTTTTTGAACGTTTCCTTTTTTGTCTTTTTATCTTCTCGATGTGTCTTCGTTCCTCGCTCTGTCTGCCGAGGATAAGATTCTCAATCTTGTTGATAAGTATGCGCCTGGCAAGAAAGCGGTTCAGCGCCTGTGAACGTTCCCGCTGGCATTTTACTTCGATACCGGTAGGGACATGTTTCAGATAGACGCAGGTGGAGGTTTTATTGACATTCTGCCCGCCAGGTCCGCCGGAATGCACGAAGCGTTCTATGATATCGGGTTCCCTGATGCCGAGCCTCTCCATCTTTTCCTTCAGGGTTTTTGCCTTGTCTGAACCTATTACCGCCATGATATCCTCTCAGCTATCAGAAAAAGCAGGCTAAGGTTCAGGCTAAGGTTAAGCAAACTCTGGTTCTCCTCAACCTTAACCTCAACCTGATTCTTCTCGCTATCCGCTGTTTTTGACAAACTCCTCTATCTCCTTGTTTACTGCGTCCGGTTTTTCGAGCATGACCATGTGGCCGGCATCCTCTATGATACTGAGTCTGGAACCTGCAAGAGAGCGATGTAAAAATTCAGAATACTTCGGCGGCGTCATAAGATCGTCTCTGCCGCAGATGATGAGGGAAGGCGCCTTGATCGCAGTGATTGTATCCATGATGTTAAAGCCGTTACAGGC contains:
- a CDS encoding adenylate/guanylate cyclase domain-containing protein is translated as MSLSASSKEKPFDNYLSFLLDAYQDDPLKNIAVLFTDVVGSTKYFKTYGDMDGREMLRQHQNLATSVIDEYKGNLIKAIGDSVMASFAGPSESLRAAIKMQHVFRAYNDDAAGEHQIHIRIGVHFGKVIVEEKDIYGDVVNVAAKLTNLADGDEIYISQEIYERAQDIPGIHFEPVNLWNAKDAPSGLTMYKAVWENAISAEPVLKTFIHVHPLPDIGETDFSHIWENFIGNLNTEDAIAKGYEEEYVLPDKSLVLIMNDSVHAISIAESILAHLGSVTKKDAPFPVPVRTIIYKLPHIKGNIPALTGVEVAWDAISPGGIYVSPEVRLDIKDEGDISVEPSTVEETHETFNRVHRKSIPQETAEGQQMPVQPFFYQKTLMDGTYASCFYCGDRKHYPSDCPSKNIPGKTSAINQLGYLSLSNINELFLQYVTTLQASSGNGSLYNAATEQAYLAFYELKRVFQLPFFRIIWNNPANRWEKVKQGAGQSEGGIVWLIQDSLRVSDHSRAQSLLEQALETFPDDYKVYCLIGYLNIEQNNLSLAKKHFKKAYIHTKTDPQRIFVLFQLARLYTLLNNPQKAQEKINNILNIDPGCTEAIYQDIIWKLQQKKEKVAIQQLTGLVRENRDYYTVVLIDPEMEPYKAIVAPQLGTMFNKARNMAQSRFEDACTILKNTEELLSQRSLAEIQSLRVKVEELMESDSYFGYLDAVRYSDSIVTICENSLKEQKKDLSEIIYQLSQRLQRAFNFVKKYRYRQFVDSHYKHLMLLKIRMDDIRGAEKFCAPWQFDACHASCKETAGDLDSIESKLKRLEIIQQIIRTFFNFLKYCSALLSIVFFIGIFIFPFFVDPLNILLSKFEVTSISNAWSFQKTFLVLGGIASFIASFLIS
- a CDS encoding peptide chain release factor-like protein, translating into MAVIGSDKAKTLKEKMERLGIREPDIIERFVHSGGPGGQNVNKTSTCVYLKHVPTGIEVKCQRERSQALNRFLARRILINKIENLILGRQSEERRHIEKIKRQKRKRSKRAQEKVLHLKHLHSEKKKSRSVKPDASEY